In the genome of Triticum urartu cultivar G1812 chromosome 5, Tu2.1, whole genome shotgun sequence, one region contains:
- the LOC125508390 gene encoding dihydrolipoyllysine-residue acetyltransferase component 5 of pyruvate dehydrogenase complex, chloroplastic-like yields the protein MAGLLHLHSTLLPSASLLRQRGGAQAVPRRRRACRVEAKIREIFMPALSSTMTEGKIVAWNAAEGDRLAKGDPVVVVESDKADMDVETFHDGFLAAVLVPAGESAPVGSAIALLAESEEEIPLARSQAANFSSSAAASPPAPQETVAQETSPAPPPPAPVAVSAPALPSPATQGGARVVASPYAKKLAKELSVDLFAVSGSGPGGRVVAKDVEAAAAAPKKAAPEPAARPDVPLGSTAPFTTMQGAVSKNMVESLAVPAFRVGYTITTDALDVLYKKIKAKGVTMTALLAKATAMALVQHPVVNSSCRDGQSFTYNSSINIAVAVAIDGGLITPVLQDADKLDIYSLSRKWKELVDKARAKQLQPQEYNSGTFTLSNLGMFGVDRFDAILPPGTGAIMAVGSSQPTVVGTKDGRIGIKSQMQVNVTADHRVIYGSDLAAFLQTLSKIIEDPKDLTF from the exons ATGGCCGGTCTCCTCCACCTCCACTCCACGCTGCTGCCCTCGGCGTCCCTGCTCCGCCAACGCGGCGGCGCGCAGGCCGTGCCGCGGCGCCGGCGCGCGTGCCGGGTGGAGGCCAAGATCCGGGAGATCTTCATGCCGGCCCTCAGTTCCACCATGACGGAGGGCAAGATCGTCGCCTGGAACGCCGCCGAGGGGGACCGCCTCGCCAAGGGCGACCCTGTTGTTGTCGTGGAGTCTGATAAGGCCGACATGGACGTCGAGACCTTCCACGACGGGTTCCTCGCCGCCGTACTCGTCCCCGCGGGAGAGTCCGCGCCCGTCGGCTCCGCCATCGCGCTCCTCGCCGAGTCCGAGGAGGAGATCCCGCTCGCCCGGTCCCAGGCTGCCAActtctcctcctccgccgccgcctcgccgccggcccCCCAGGAAACCGTCGCCCAAGAAACGTCCCCTGCTCCGCCTCCTCCGGCGCCCGTAGCAGTCTCTGCGCCAGCACTGCCCTCACCGGCCACACAGGGCGGGGCGCGCGTGGTTGCCTCGCCTTATGCCAAGAAGCTCGCAAAGGAGCTCAGCGTTGATCTATTCGCAGTCAGTGGCTCTGGCCCAGGGGGGAGAGTTGTGGCAAAGGACGTAGAGGCTGCGGCAGCTGCCCCCAAGAAAGCTGCGCCAGAGCCAGCTGCTCGACCAGATGTTCCATTGGGATCCACGGCGCCATTCACCACAATGCAGGGCGCTGTGAGCAAGAACATGGTGGAGAGCCTTGCTGTGCCGGCGTTCAGGGTAGGGTACACCATCACAACCGATGCTCTCGATGTGCTCTACAAGAAA ATTAAGGCAAAGGGTGTGACAATGACAGCGCTGCTGGCGAAGGCTACAGCGATGGCGCTGGTGCAGCATCCTGTGGTGAACTCCAGCTGCAGAGATGGGCAGAGCTTTACTTACAACAGTAGCATCAACATTGCTGTCGCGGTGGCCATCGATGGTGGATTGATAACCCCCGTGCTCCAGGATGCTGATAAG CTTGATATTTATTCACTGTCAAGGAAATGGAAGGAGCTGGTTGATAAGGCTCGTGCAAAGCAGCTGCAGCCCCAGGAGTACAACTCTG GTACCTTTACTCTTTCAAACCTCGGTATGTTTGGAGTTGATAGATTCGATGCGATCTTGCCACCTGGAACT GGAGCAATCATGGCTGTTGGCTCATCACAACCGACAGTTGTTGGTACAAAAGATGGTAGAATTGGGATCAAGAGCCAAATGCAG GTCAATGTTACTGCTGATCATCGGGTTATTTATGGATCTGATCTTGCCGCTTTTCTGCAAACTCTGTCCAAGATAATTGAGGATCCCAAGGACCTTACATTCTAG
- the LOC125508392 gene encoding uncharacterized protein LOC125508392, with protein sequence MAAASSGRAEVDTSRAFRSVKEAVAVFGERILATEAQFRPGAHANHRVVRERSSWRDSVAIASSKEKLEGSSDLIKGSHSTNPNAVAVAIAKHEGKSSEPARIVMPVSNAQPMCLVPLSPWSQASSSPSLAHGDDYDKQIRKESNLMTMSSIKKVEEEAAKTRLEAVQVKRRLADLELAMANLNAKLHRALSRLAYIEADKAAAARASIQQRDINTSALTVWAEAKPERHPLRHLLSLNDADEEVKHGPERETTMTTTKRKMQKQKPIMPLVVPLISEVLFSKKKRMNDKESLYLKELYSLLRLS encoded by the coding sequence ATGGCTGCCGCCTCGTCTGGCCGTGCAGAGGTCGACACCTCTCGCGCGTTCCGGTCTGTCAAGGAGGCGGTTGCCGTGTTCGGTGAGCGCATTCTCGCGACGGAAGCACAGTTCAGGCCGGGTGCACATGCCAACCATCGTGTTGTTAGGGAGAGGAGTTCTTGGCGAGACTCTGTCGCCATTGCTTCCTCAAAAGAGAAGCTTGAGGGGAGTTCTGACCTCATCAAGGGAAGCCACTCCACCAATCCAAACGCCGTCGCGGTTGCCATTGCCAAGCACGAGGGAAAGAGCAGTGAGCCTGCTAGAATTGTAATGCCAGTGTCTAATGCCCAGCCAATGTGCCTGGTCCCGTTGTCTCCATGGTCCCAGGCATCATCGTCGCCGTCTCTAGCCCACGGCGATGACTACGACAAGCAGATCCGGAAGGAATCCAATCTCATGACCATGAGCTCCATCAAGAAGGTGGAGGAAGAGGCGGCCAAGACAAGGCTGGAGGCGGTGCAGGTCAAGAGGAGGCTGGCCGACCTGGAGCTAGCCATGGCGAACCTCAACGCGAAGCTCCACCGTGCCCTCTCGAGGCTGGCATACATAGAGGCCGACAAGGCGGCGGCCGCAAGGGCCAGCATCCAGCAGAGGGACATCAACACGTCGGCGCTGACGGTCTGGGCCGAGGCGAAGCCCGAGCGGCATCCATTGCGACACCTGCTGAGCCTCAACGATGCCGACGAGGAGGTGAAGCATGGCCCGGAAAGGGAGACGACAATGACAACGACAAAGAGGAAGATGCAGAAGCAGAAGCCAATCATGCCCCTTGTTGTTCCGCTCATTAGTGAGGTGCTtttctccaagaagaagaggatgaacgACAAGGAGAGCTTGTACCTGAAGGAGCTCTACAGCTTGCTAAGGCTGTCTTGA